Proteins encoded by one window of Rutidosis leptorrhynchoides isolate AG116_Rl617_1_P2 chromosome 7, CSIRO_AGI_Rlap_v1, whole genome shotgun sequence:
- the LOC139859657 gene encoding uncharacterized protein, with the protein MGRILFFGTTCGLGILVLNTSITDCTDWKETKTLQSEIDFQDREKIRGEVGPGPGNSQADLQTQFSDLQGLVQSCCLDREKDDGWDWNLDTQNGFTVKKMSQVIDGVILGRENNIVESLRNRLVPKKIEIFIWRARRGRIPVRVELDKRCIDLHSLRCPVCDDGIETVDHILFKCNFAKDIWLKVLNWWGYGPSNFGYEDMFLGTFGSSACDNKRNFWQAVCWIACYLIWKNRNFKVFKNKASTVPSLLMEIQAISFDWISRRHKKHKMDWHSWFNNP; encoded by the coding sequence ATGGGGCGAATACTCTTTTTTGGGACGACTTGTGGGTTGGGGATACTTGTCTTAAATACAAGTATAACAGATTGTACCGATTGGAAAGAAACAAAAACGCTTCAGTCCGAGATAGACTTTCAGGATCGGGAGAAAATACGGGGGGAAGTTGGGCCTGGTCCAGGGAACTCACAGGCCGATCTGCAAACCCAATTCAGCGATCTTCAAGGCCTGGTGCAAAGCTGCTGTTTGGATCGAGAGAAAGATGACGGATGGGATTGGAACTTAGACACACAAAATGGATTCACAGTAAAGAAAATGTCGCAGGTTATTGATGGTGTAATTTTAGGAAGGGAGAATAACATTGTGGAGTCTCTACGTAACCGCCTAGTTCCAAAAAAGATTGAAATATTTATATGGCGAGCTAGGAGGGGTCGGATTCCGGTTCGGGTGGAATTAGATAAAAGATGTATTGATTTACATAGCTTGAGGTGTCCGGTATGTGATGATGGTATCGAGACGGTTGATCACATCCTTTTCAAGTGTAATTTTGCGAAAGATATTTGGCTCAAAGTGCTTAACTGGTGGGGTTATGGTCCGAGTAATTTCGGGTATGAAGACATGTTCTTAGGTACATTCGGTTCTTCGGCTTGTGATAATAAACGTAACTTTTGGCAAGCCGTTTGTTGGATAGCTTGTTACTTAATTTGGAAGAATAGGAATTTTAAAGTTTTCAAGAACAAGGCTTCGACAGTTCCCTCGTTGTTAATGGAAATTCAAGCTATATCTTTCGATTGGATCTCGCGAAGGCACAAAAAGCATAAGATGGATTGGCACTCTTGGTTTAATAATCCTTAA